In Deltaproteobacteria bacterium, a single window of DNA contains:
- a CDS encoding WYL domain-containing protein, which translates to MRYERLAEILRLATHLQGSPGGLTTADIQEEFSVSRRTAERMRDAVEAVFGPLETVDVETGDRRIRWRLRSRALHPFVQISPDELADIEAAAGSLGNAGLAEGAGKVRDLAVKLRAASRRHSPEEFHSALTSLMEAEGLAMRAGPRECLEEGLLSLVRDAITARRKIEFDYLSRGTGRRRRRRVRPYGVLYGNRAFLVGRTDRGKDPMLWRLANVTQARITDETFEREPAFNLRRYAERSFGTFQEKPVDVVLRFDADVAPDAKAFRFHPSQTTIESGDGSLTVRFRAGGTEEICWHLVTWGESVTVLEPSSLRQRLAAMCSSLAAHHREQASQ; encoded by the coding sequence CGCCTGGCTACTCACCTCCAAGGAAGCCCCGGCGGACTGACCACCGCAGACATCCAAGAGGAGTTCTCCGTCAGTCGGCGCACGGCGGAGCGGATGCGTGACGCCGTTGAGGCGGTCTTCGGACCGCTGGAGACCGTAGACGTGGAGACCGGCGACCGGCGCATTCGGTGGCGACTTCGGTCGCGCGCCCTCCATCCCTTTGTTCAAATCTCACCCGACGAGTTGGCGGACATCGAGGCGGCGGCCGGAAGCCTGGGCAATGCCGGCCTCGCGGAAGGTGCCGGCAAGGTCCGCGACCTCGCGGTCAAGCTGCGGGCAGCATCGCGGCGCCACTCCCCCGAAGAGTTCCACAGCGCCCTGACCAGCCTCATGGAGGCGGAAGGGCTTGCCATGCGTGCTGGCCCGAGGGAATGTCTTGAAGAGGGACTTCTTTCGCTCGTGCGGGATGCGATCACGGCGCGCCGCAAGATCGAGTTTGACTACCTTTCTCGAGGAACGGGACGGCGGCGACGGCGGCGGGTGCGGCCTTACGGAGTGCTCTACGGCAACCGCGCGTTCCTGGTGGGGCGAACGGATCGCGGAAAGGATCCCATGCTCTGGCGCCTCGCCAACGTGACTCAGGCCAGGATCACTGACGAAACATTTGAGCGCGAACCGGCGTTCAACCTGCGGCGCTATGCCGAGCGTTCATTCGGCACCTTCCAGGAGAAACCCGTCGATGTTGTGCTCCGCTTCGATGCCGACGTAGCGCCGGACGCCAAGGCGTTTCGATTCCATCCAAGCCAGACGACTATCGAGAGCGGTGACGGTTCCCTGACAGTACGCTTCAGGGCCGGAGGCACCGAGGAAATCTGCTGGCATCTGGTGACTTGGGGGGAGAGCGTGACCGTGCTGGAGCCCTCCAGCCTCCGCCAGCGGCTAGCGGCAATGTGTTCCTCGCTTGCCGCCCACCATCGTGAACAGGCATCCCAATGA